The Henckelia pumila isolate YLH828 chromosome 2, ASM3356847v2, whole genome shotgun sequence genome includes a window with the following:
- the LOC140881486 gene encoding uncharacterized protein isoform X1 has translation MSECTDLPATKIRKKREVRSGRERSSDAATLGDIGTAISKSALMMAEAMQSREEADGRRHREVLGLHERRLQIEESKADIKRQGISNLVDATSSQILFKLCFGFVFPALGFFFSYDIGATSGATISLQVTFNLSAVQLGLVLVKQHLGYFPMVQLLARVSPITRTDLKVDLIVTPEFVWKDRFHGIVQRWWILVEVIK, from the exons ATGAGTGAGTGCACAGACTTGCCCGCGACAAAAATAAGGAAGAAACGAGAAGTAAGGAGCGGCAGAGAAAGAAGCAGCGACGCCGCCACATTGGGAGACATAGGGACCGCAATCTCGAAGAGCGCTTTGATGATGGCTGAGGCGATGCAGTCACGGGAGGAAGCAGACGGAAGAAGACACAGAGAAGTATTGGGTTTGCATGAAAGGAGACTGCAAATCGAGGAATCGAAGGCGGATATCAAAAGACAAGGCATAAGTAATCTGGTGGACGCAACAAGCTCGCAGATTCTATTCAAGCTCTGCTTCGG ATTTGTGTTCCCTGCATTGGGTTTTTTCTTTAGCTATGATATTGGTGCTACCTCCGGAGCTACCATCTCATTGCAG GTAACATTCAACCTTTCAGCAGTTCAACTTGGTTTAGTG TTGGTGAAACAACACTTAGGATATTTCCCAATGGTCCAGTTATTAGCCAGAGTCAGTCCAATCACTAGAACTGATTTGAAG GTTGATTTGATTGTTACCCCTGAGTTTGTCTGGAAGGATCGGTTTCATGGTATTGTCCAGCGCTGGTGGATTTTAGTGGAG GTAATAAAATGA
- the LOC140881486 gene encoding uncharacterized protein isoform X2 — translation MSECTDLPATKIRKKREVRSGRERSSDAATLGDIGTAISKSALMMAEAMQSREEADGRRHREVLGLHERRLQIEESKADIKRQGISNLVDATSSQILFKLCFGFVFPALGFFFSYDIGATSGATISLQLVKQHLGYFPMVQLLARVSPITRTDLKVDLIVTPEFVWKDRFHGIVQRWWILVEVIK, via the exons ATGAGTGAGTGCACAGACTTGCCCGCGACAAAAATAAGGAAGAAACGAGAAGTAAGGAGCGGCAGAGAAAGAAGCAGCGACGCCGCCACATTGGGAGACATAGGGACCGCAATCTCGAAGAGCGCTTTGATGATGGCTGAGGCGATGCAGTCACGGGAGGAAGCAGACGGAAGAAGACACAGAGAAGTATTGGGTTTGCATGAAAGGAGACTGCAAATCGAGGAATCGAAGGCGGATATCAAAAGACAAGGCATAAGTAATCTGGTGGACGCAACAAGCTCGCAGATTCTATTCAAGCTCTGCTTCGG ATTTGTGTTCCCTGCATTGGGTTTTTTCTTTAGCTATGATATTGGTGCTACCTCCGGAGCTACCATCTCATTGCAG TTGGTGAAACAACACTTAGGATATTTCCCAATGGTCCAGTTATTAGCCAGAGTCAGTCCAATCACTAGAACTGATTTGAAG GTTGATTTGATTGTTACCCCTGAGTTTGTCTGGAAGGATCGGTTTCATGGTATTGTCCAGCGCTGGTGGATTTTAGTGGAG GTAATAAAATGA